Genomic window (Paenibacillus sp. 37):
CTGATGCCTGTGCCGTACTGTTCGTGCTGCCTCCCGCTGCTCCGCAACCGGATAATACCATCACCAATAATGCTGCCAATGCCATATATTTCATCCATGAGATAGACCTGTTCATATCGCTTCCCCCTCTGTGTATACAGGTGTCATTAAATTGATGTTTATACCAATACTTGATATATCCTATGAGTTAAGTGGGTTTTAAGTTAGTACGAAACGTAGTGTACATTGAATAGGGTTCATCTCAGTTATGCCAAATCAGATACAACCTGCTTCTTCGCAGCCGTATAACGGTTAACCGGAATTTTCACCCCAAGGTTACCTCGCAATGTATCGTGTTCATAGTCCGTACGATACAGGCCGCGCTCTTGCAGAATCGGAACAACCAGTTCTACAAAATCAGACAATCCACTTGGCAGTTCGGAAGCAATAATGAAGCCATCTGCCGCTTCCGTCTCGAACCATTCCTGAATTTTGTCAGCGACCTGCTCTGGTGTGCCCAGAAATTTGCTGCGTGGTGTTGCTGCCCGCAGAGCCACTTCACGCAAAGTCAATCCTTGCTCCTTGGCATCCTTCTTAATCTTGTCCGTGCCACTTCGGAAACTGTTGCTTCCAATTCCGTTCAGCTCCGGGAACGGTTCATCCAGCGGATATTGGGAGAAATCATGATGTTCGAAGAAACGGCCCAGGTAATCCAATGCTTTGTCAATCGTGACCAGGCTTGCGATTTCCTGATATTTCTGTTCAGCTTCCTCTTCTGTCCGTCCAACAATAGGATTGATACCTGGCAGAATGACAATATCCTGTGAAGAACGTCCATAGGAAGCGGCCCGTGTTTTGACATCCTTATAGAATGCCTGAGCATCTTCAATCGTATCGTGTCCGGTAAAGACAGCATCCGCTTCTTGCGCAGCCAGGTTTTTGCCATCTTCCGAAGAACCCGCCTGGAATATCACCGGCTGTCCTTGCCGTGAACGCGCAATGTTGAGCGGACCTTGTACGGAGAAGAATTCTCCTTCATGATTAAGGGTGTGCAGCTTGGATGGGTCGAAGAATACACCGCTCTCTTTGTCTCTTACAAAGGCATCATCTTCCCACGAGTCCCATAACCCTTTGATTACCTGCAGATATTCTGTAGCAATGCGGTAACGTTCCGGATGCGTAGGGTGGTTGCTCTTACTGTAGTTTTTCGCTGTACCTTCCAGCGGAGAGGTCACGACGTTCCAGCCTGCACGGCCATCACTGATCTGATCCAGGGAACCGAACTGTCTGGCTACGGTGAACGGATCACTATAGGATGTCGAGAGGGTACCCACCAGTCCAATGCGTGAAGTAACGGCAGCCAAAGCGGAGAGGATACTGATTGGTTCGAAGCGATTCAGGAAATGCGGAATGGATTTCTCGGTAATATACAGACCGTCTGCGATAAAAACAAGATCGAACTTGCCTTCCTCCGCTTTCAGTGCCTGACGTTTGTAGAATCCAAAGTTAACGCTGGCATCCGAAAGAACCTCCGGGTGTCTCCATGTGGTGTTGCTTCCTCCAACCCCATGAATAATGGCTCCAAATTTCAAACTGCGTTTCGCTGTCATATGCACTCCGCCTTCCTTGGATTAGAATCTTTAAAAGAATGATCAAGGGCCAACTGAACTGATTACGTATGCGAAATAACTTAAAAGTTAACTATTCCTATGAGTTTGGTTTGTTTTAATTTCACAAATCTTATCACTGCCCCGTAAAAGGGTCAACAGCGTGACTAATAGATTTTTTCTATATGAACATTGAAGATGTAAATAAGACCATTTACATCCCAAGTGAGCCTTAACTTATGAACGTTCCAGCTGCTGTACAAATGCGATCTTGCATCATGCAGCAGCCGGAACGGCTTGCTTCAAAGGTATATATCAACTCCCGTTAGACTGCTGCCGCTTCGTCCGCTCGTGCCAGAAGTTCAGCCAGCTTCTCCAGATCAGGTTCCAGCAAGGCTTCAAACTTGCCGTCCCCTCCCACTTCAATAACGGGTACATGCCGAATGCCATATTTTGCTTCAAGCACATCACGCAGGACGTCATTACCCTGCACTTCAATGTTCTCAAAAGGCTGGTTTCGCTCTGTCAAAAATGCTTTCACTTCCCCGCAGAAATGACAGCCTGTTTTGCTCCACAGCACGACTTTTTTGGTTAATGATGACATCGACATACCTCCTGATTGTTTTTAAGATCAAGATCTGGACGATTGAATATGAACGCCCTAGACCTTAAATTCCCATCTGTTAAATAAGAATTATGGCTCTAAATGTACTCCCGTGCCCTTCCTGCGTCAATGGATCTGCTAATAGAATAAACCTATAACCAAATAGAAAGATTAAATTATAAATTTGAAAGATGGCTTATTTTACAGGAATGAATCGCTATTGGCCCCTCCTAACCTGGTTAAAAGCTTGTTTTGCTAAATCAGTGTAGAACTCGATCTGATCCGGACTTCGATCTATGGCCCACCTCAGGGTATCAAAAGCTTTCAATAACAACACATACCTGGCTTGATTCAGTACACGCTCTTGCTCTTGTGTACTTGTCCCATATCCTTCTAAAAACGCTTTCAATTCTTCCTTGTCAGGACCCTCACCCCTTAGCTGACATTGCATGAGTTGAGTGATATCGCCATACGGCGTGACGGTGACCTCCGCATTTCCCCAGTCCAGAAGGGTAATTTCTCCTGTCAAACTTACGATTGTATTCTTCAAAGAGAGATCGCCGTGGCATAAGCCAAAGCGGAAATTTTGCATGTTCAGTTGTTCGAATAATTGCCTTACGACCTGTGATTCCTTCATCGTCATCACACCAAGCTCGATCAGCGGGTCCTGCTCCGTCAGACTATTGATATTGTATTGCACATATCCTTGCCAACTTCCATCTGATCCTGCATGAGGGGGAGAGTAAAATTTGTTTTGTACGGGATCGTGCATTTCCCTTCCGAAACCTGCCACCGGGATGGATTGCATACGTTGTGTGTACTCACCAAGTTTCCTCCAAATCACGGACGGGGGCACTGTCGTATCCAATCCGTTATCCCCTTCCACAACCGTTTGAATCATATAGGCATGTTCAGCGTTGACCCCAACGGATAATGTCTGTGGCCCAGGAATACCGGCACTTGTTGCTCGTTCGATGCACCATTTTTCTTTCAAAAAGGTGGGATATGTATCTGGATTATTCATCCGTACAATCACTTTATGACTTGCCGTTTCCACCAGGCAGACCTGATTAACAAAACCTTTACCCACGATATGATGTGAGCATGTTACTTTTTCCAGCAAAAAATCACTGGCAATCTGTTCGGCTTGGTTAACTATAGAATTCTTCACCGTGCATCCTCCCTCAATCGCTATACTTTAAGTGGTCTATATACGTTGAACTAATCATTTATACGATAACGGAGAGGACAGAAAAAAACCTGAAAAAGCGAAGCTACAAGCTTTCTGCAAGAAAGCTGCCTCGGAAGCATACGCTACCCCCGGATTTCCCCTTGAGAAAGGGGAATCGAAAAAATCTGGGGATAACAGCGATTGGAAGGTTATTCTGTCATCGTAGTGTCAGTATAAATAATCTTTAGTTCAACTTATATAGCTACCAACTCATATGTAATATTCGGATGCGGAATGAATCAGAGCGATTACACAGGGTACCGCCACATTTTCCATTCCGCATCATGCTGCTGATTCGTATAACTAGATCGCCTGACATTACAGATCTGGGTTCAAGAGCTGAGGTGGGGCGATAATGGGCCAGCCTTCTTCCATCGAATTCAGTTGGTCCGCAGACACGCTGATAATATGCCCAGAATGTACACCCCAACGTTCTGCCGCATAGACCGAAACAAATCGTCTTCGCTTGTCTCCGCTGATCTGATATCGAATCTCGGGTGCATCCACTGCAGCAACAATACTTCCTTCTGCCCAGCTATTGTGAGAACCATGAACCGCTGTCGTATGCACCTGTTGTGATTCCCTCGGCCATCCATGCACGTCCCCCGCTGATATCAGTGCTTCTCCGGCAGGAATGGCGAGCAGATCCGGCTTGGCAACCTGAACAGGAGATATTCCACGCGGTACAGGGATATTCAGCTTACGCCGCCGACCGCCAGTTAAAGTATAGACATCTCCTTTGGCATCGGACAGGAACGAACCTTCCGGGTAGAAGTCATAACTGTGTCTGAACTGTAATGCTGGATCTTGGCTGCCCTGCGTTGAGATTCGCTGACGCGGATCCATTGGGGTTGTGTCACCATCCTCTTGTTGACCGGATGGGGTACCAGAGGTTTGTTGTCTAGCCAAGCGGGAGGTTTCGGCAACCAGCGCATGGGGATCTCCCCACTTTTGGCTATAAAACTGCTCGTTATCCTTATTCACTACAGCAAAGTCTTGCTCACCCAAGGCTTTCATACTGACACTTCCGAAGTGGTGGATAAAAGCATCCCCGGCTACCGCAAGCTGGTATCCTGCCAGCTTCACTCGGATGATCCAGTCATCATCTTCGAAATTGCCCACCGCGTACCCTTCGTCCAGATAACCTACCCGTTCCAGCAGTTCCCGTGAGAACAACCAGCAGAACCCGACCAGGCGATTGGTTATTCGATGTTTGTCTGCATCCGGACGATTATGTGTGGCGGCAAAAGACCACATCTCTTCTACCTCACGGTACGGAACCTCAATCTGCTGATCCCCGCCAATATAGTTGGTCACCGGACCCACCACACCAATCTTCGGATCACTGGCAAGACAAGTCATCATGTTATCCAGCCAGCCCGGAGTAACGAGCGTATCGTTGTTCAGTACGATGATATGTCGTCCTCTCGCCATCATCAGCCCATGATTGACACCTCCGGCAAACCCCCTGTTCTGATCCAGGGCAGCAACCCGCACCATGCCGCCTTTGCGGAGCATGGCCTTGGCAGTTCCATCTTTGGAGCCATTATCCACGACAATGATTTCGAAGGGGGCAGGGGTATGCTTTTCGATACTGGACACACATTGCAGCACATACTCCCGCTGATTGTACGTGGGGATAATGATGCTAACTCCTTCAAAAACAAGACCAAATGAACTCTGTCCCTGGCGGACACCTTCGTCATATCCTCTACGATAACCCTGTTTGTAAAGCCTGGCTCTGGCTGTGCGACTGCTTTTACCATTACGTCTGGATCTCCGCCGCGTTGAGCGACGACCTGCTGCATGCAGGACGGCCTTGGCAGATCGCGAGGCATCGCGCTGTGTGGCAGGGCGGGCCGCTTTTTTTCCGCTGCTTATGCTGCCATTCCGGTTATTTTCACTGTGGCTGTTGTCACTACGAGTGCTGATATTTGGTGTGATGTTGTGATGACTGTGACCCTTTCGACGGATGACGTTTCGAGCATTAACCTTGTTGTTACGACCATGACGTCCTCCCCCGCGCTGTTGATCGGGTGTGCTCATGTTGCTCCCTCCATTTCCACTTGTCCGTGAGGCTAACACGCACATGACCAGCCCCCGGACGGTCCACTAGAGTTGAAGCTCTCCTGTTACCAGTTTGTCAGCCAAATGTCCAAAATCCAGAGCGACCTTGCCGAGTTCACCTGCAATTCGCCGACACAGAATGACCGCCGGAATTCCCGCCGCCACCAAAGCGATATCAAAAGCATGTTCTGCGGTTTGCTGCATTACCCTCGGAATATCCATGACTCCCGCCACAGAACCAATGATACCTGTGACATGAATCCCCCGGTTATGCAGCAGTGCTGCAAGCTCTGGTGCCTGGCTGCCTATGAGCAGAACCCGCCGTCCTTGCAGCAAGGGCAACACCAGGCCGGACTGATGCAGACTGTAATTGATCGTGGAACTGGTCAATTTCAGCTGGGACCAGTCGATCCCGAAGTGGCGCAATACCGGAAATAACAGCCCCTGGAATGTCGGCGCCCGCGAGATCGGCACGCCAACCCAGTCGGCGGCCTGTATGGCTTCCGCAAGCAACGCGCGGATGTCTGGCGTTGAGCAGGGCACCCCTGCATAGGGCAGAAACGGTGCCAGCTCTTGCACTTCCTGACCTGGCAGCACCGTATCGGCTGCCAGCGTGAGCAGTTCGCCATCTCCGAGGCGAACGACAGACAAGGGGCGCTGCGCATCCAGCGCCGCCGTGATGTGTCCAGCCATCTCATGGGGGCTGGACAGCCGGGCCAGGCTGGGCGCATATTGGCGGAATCCCGCCGCGATCAGATCTGCCGCAGCCACGGCTGGCAGAATGTGATCCGGCGGGATGTGCTGCGCCACCAGCGCCTCCCCGCCGGCGAATACGCCGTCGCGGTAGCCCTCGGCGTAGCCGCCGGGCACGGCCTCCGCCTGCACTGCGTGCTCCGCGGGCGGAGGCGGCAAACCCTTCGCGCTGCCCGCATTCGCGCCGGCAGCGCCTCCCCGCCCCGCGGGGGCGACACCCTTCGGGTGTGTCGCCTGGCGCGGGGCGGGGCCAGCACCGCTGGCAGGCATCGCCTGTGGCGTGCTGGCTTGCGGTGCTGGCATGGGCGCACGGCGCATCGCCGTGCGCTGCTTGGCGCGGGCAGCGGCACGTCGGCCCCGCGCTGTTGCAGGCCTGCGCCCAGCAGTGGCCTGGCGCAGGCCGGCTTTGCCTTTGCGGGCGCGGCTGGCTCTTGCCGCTCTGCTCGCACTCGCAGAGCCAGCTTTGCCTGCTCTGCCAACAACACTGCCTGTGCTGCTCGCTTTCCTTGCAGCAGCTTTATGCGCTGCACCTGCAGATGCACCCGCTTTGGTCAGGGTACTGCGTTTCCCTGACTTCACACCTCTGACTCCAGCAGACCCTGTACCTGCTGCTGCCGGAGTGCCACTGCCCATAAATACGGCCGGGTGGATGCCCCGTGGCTTACCCGACACGGAGGCCCTAGCGGCCCCGGTGCGTGTCACTACTCTCACGCCATTCCCTCCTTTGGCATGCACGAGGATTGTCGCTGCGCAAAGCGCCGGAGCATCCTTCCAGCTCCGGCGCAGAGTGTTCTGCTCCCATGGGGCACCGCACAGCGGCAGCATCAGTCGCATATATTTTAGGGCAATTGTCCTTTCATGCGGACAGCTGCTTCCTGGAGCGATTCAAACGTACCTGCATCACTCCAGTATTTCTGCAAAATGTCGTATTCCAGTCCGCCAGCAGACGCGTAGTGATTATTCACATCCGTAATTTCAAGTTCTCCACGCGCAGACGGCGCAATGTTGCGAATCAGGTTAAATACATGATCGTCATACATGTATATGCCCGTCACACAATAAGAGGTTTTCGGCTGGCTTGGCTTCTCCTCAATGTACGAGATTCGCTCTGGATGCTTTGGATCAAAAACAGGCACCCCGTAACGTCGTGCATCATCCACCTCTTTGAGCAGAACTCGCGCTGTACCCGCAGGTTGCTGCATGTAACGGTCCACATAAGGCTTCAGATCATCGCTGAAGAGATTATCTCCGAGAAGCACAACGAATTTTTCGCCAGGAAGAATAAAAGTGGTCGCCAGATCCAACGCTTCCGCAATCCCGCCTGCCTTTTCCTGAATGCGATAAGTCAACTTCACCCCATGATCCGCTCCGCCACCAAGATACTCTGTATATAACCCGGCGGAATGTTTGTTGATCACAATCAATAGTTCATCAATGCCTGCCTGGCGGAGTCTGTCGATGCCATACATAATCATCGGATGTTTACCGACTGGAAGCAGATGTTTGTTAATGAGCCGGGTCAGCGGATACAGTCTAGTTCCTGTTCCGCCGGCAAGAATTACACCTTTCATTCCACGTTCCCTCCTTCATCGGATATGTCCATATATTCAAGCGGATCGACATGCCATTTGTTCATAAAAATCGAACGATTACGTTCAAGCAGCTGTTTCCACGCTACCGGATCTGTCTTCTGGAAGCTGGCACTTCCCTGATGATGCACGAGAACATCTCCACATACCAGCAGGCGATATCCCTGCAATCTTGCTCTATAACAATAATCGTCATCCTCATAGTGTCCCGGAGAATATGCCTCGTCAAGCAGTCCAACCAATTCCACGACATCTCGTTTCATCAGCATGCACAGACCGACGATCCGGCGTACTTCCCTCCACCTTGAAGAATCCGCAATATTATTGGAATTGGCCAACTCCTGAAAATGTTCCATATCCCGAAACTGCAGTTTAATCTGCTGGATGCCGCTTGCATAATTCGTAACAGGACCCGTGATTCCAATACTTGCGTCACTGTACAGAGCCGTTCGCAGGTTCTCCAGCCAACGGGGCGTGACCGTAACATCATTGTTCAACAGCAGCAGCTCATCCCCGCAAGCGGCACGAAGTCCAGCGTTACACGCTGCCGGAAACCCCCGATTGTCCGGGAACCTGACAAATCGAATTCGCTCCAGCGCACAATATTCAGCCGTTCCATCGGTCGAACCGTTATCTACCACGATAATTTCATATGACGCAGGATCGCCCGAGTATTGACGTATGGCATCAATGCAGGGCCTGATCAGATCCAGACCATTGTAAGTTGGGATAATCATACTCGTCAGTGTCATTAGGCGTTCCTCCTGTAAGCCACTTCTACACGGGAGAGTGTATGTGCCTGGGCTGGATTCCAACCTGTACCCAGCAATGTAGCCAGTGCCTCCAGATGATCTCCGATGATCAATTTGGCGACATCATTCCCACTTCCCGTGTTACCAGGACGCAACCGATTGGAACGAATAACATCCACCTGACTTGGTGCAGAGACGTTCATTCCATGCTGAATAGCTAGACTTTGTGCCTTAGGTGGAACGGCCAGTGATGCTGGCTTCACGGTCTCAATCATACGACGAGATAATGCATGAGGCACGGCTGTCATGGAATTGGAACCAAGATCTGCCCTGCCTAATGTTCGGTTCAGATATGCTTTGATCCGGCTTACCTCATCCTGCCCTGCAAACGCAGGAAGCAAAGACGTCAGATTATTCAACGCCACATCCTGTCCCCGATCAACTGCATACAGAAATGGTGCAAGCTCTTCAGCCGAGACGACCATATCTCCATCCACAAAGAGTACCGACTCCGCATCCGTCATCTTGGCTCCAAGTGCCCGGCCCACATCATGTCCTGCCCGATCCGGTTCATAGATTACTGTAAGTCCCGGCTGCCTTAGTACCTGCTTCAAACTGTCATCTGTCGTTCCATTCAGTACCACAATAATATCCGTTAGAGGCAACCGCTTCAGTTGCAATAACACCTGCCCCAGTGTGTGTTCCTCATTACAGGCACAGACAACGGCAGCAGCCGAATGACGAAGAGGTAATGGCACGATCTGGAATGAATGTCCCGAGGCCTGAGCATAACCTTGCATAAATGCCTTACCTGCTTTCAGGACCAGCTCGAAGTTGCTTAGCTCCGCAACGTTCGCCGCGTGTGCATTCCATACGAGACGTGCGTGTTTTTCTGATACTGTGTTGTTCGTCTTTGCCTCGCTTCCTGCAACTTGCCCCGCTTTCCACATCAAGTGCAGATCTACTTGGCCAGACTTTGATCGGCTTCTTCTTGTTTTTTTAATATCTACATGTTTTTTGTTCCTAAGACGCTTGTTCATTCCTGTTCTTCCTGCTGTCGTTTGTCTATTTGTTGACCGCCTGCGGCGGACAACCCCTGAACGTCCCTTCATTTCCTCACCTCCAGCATGCTGCATCATCCGATGCGACATGCTTACCTCGCCAGGTTGCGAACACGTTGCAGATCGGTATAACCTCCCCGGGGACCGAGCGTATCCGTAATCCACTTGATCGCTGCCATATGATCATTGAGTACCACTTGACTTAGCAGATCAGGTCCACTTCGCTTTTTGATTCGTACTGCATTCATTCTACCCACAGGTACGTGATGAACAGCGCGTACCCGAAGTCCGCCGATCACTGCCTTCGCTTGTGCGAGTGGCGGAACTTCCAGTGAGGATATCCCCATGACCTCAAGTCCTGCTCGGCTTATTGCATGTGGAATAGCTGTCATGGATGCTCCCCGGAGATCGGATCTTGCGAGTATGCTGTTCAACATGTGTTTGGCCTCCACTACCGGATGAACGGGATGATGAGTGACTGGCCCATGGTAGTCGTTAAGCGCCACATCCGTTCCCTTCAGCACAGCCTTCACGTAAGGTGCAAGGTGCTCTGCGGGAATTACGATATCTGCATCAGTAAATAACAATACCTGACCGCGCGCCTCCGCTGCGCCTACTTTTCGTCCTCCATCATGCCCCAGCGCTTCGGCATACTTGAGCACTCGTGCTCCAGCCCGTTTGGCTGCATTAGCCGTACCGTCTGTTGAACCATTCACAACGACAAGCACTTCAGCATCACGGCATATCCGTAGCGCTTCACGTACAACTGCACCAATCCTTTTCTCCTCATTCATGGCAGGGATAATGACCGAGAGCATCGGTCGCTGAGAAACATCTCTGTGTGAAGGAGCATCACTCATGCCATTTTCCGTTCCATTCTCTACTCCATCCTTGGCCTGTGACATCAGCTGTTTGGATGGAATAACGAACGTATAGGCTTTTGTACCCTTTTTTTGTCCAGACTTCCATCTTCGTTTCTTCAGCACTTTTTTTCTTCGTGTCACATTGGATCGGGTTGCATAACGTGCTTTGGTACGGTTTTTGCGCAACAGTTTCACCTCCCGCATTCGATCATCGGCATGCCAAGGGAGTACACGTTATTCTATGTATTCGTGGAGCAGTGGAAACGGCGTTTGTCCTTGCACGAAGCAGGTTCTCCCTGTGAACACGAGGGTACAGGTCTTGCTTTTAGACAAAATACGTCAAATTATGTGAAAAACGCTACCTCTCCCCTACTTCAGACACAATTTTAACAAAAATCTAAATTTGTATCTTTTCCAAAGTTTTACATTGTGATAATATACGTTCCAAGCAGTTTTATTTACAAAAATAACCTTGTGGTGAACATAAGTTCCCCTACATTTTTTAAATCAATTTATTGACCTAAGGTTGATTAGATGATGACCTCATTCACAGAACCTGTTAAGCAGATACATTTTACTCTTGAGAGGAGTGATGCCGTTCAGAACACACTGCCTTTGTCATTTACGCAAACCCGGATTGAACACCCCAGTTTTCCGTGAACGTATCTTCTACCTGCGCAATTGGACAACCCCCGGCTTTCTGAAAGAGGAACACAATAGACGATTAAACCTTCGGGCTGAACTGAATAAACGGTTATCCTTTTTGTTTGGTGTCGTGCTTAACACTTCCCGAGCTAAGGCCAAGCCGATTTTGTTCCAATCGTTTCTTGTCTTATTCCACGCTTCAGGTTCAGCCCCACGCTCCGCGCTGCCCAAGTTGCAGACGGAATTCCAACCGAGACTGGCATAAACATTTTCCAACCAAAAAAATAAGTTTAAGAATGGGAGAGTTTACTATGAAATTCGCCAAAGTTATGCCAACAATTCTTGGAGGAGCTCTTTTGCTCGCTTCCGTATCCTCTGCTGCTGCAGCTCCAGTGTCTGATCAATCCATTCCACTTCAGGCCCCTTATGCCTCTGAGGAGGGTATTCCATTGAACAGTGGAACAGATGACACCATCTTTAATTACCTTGGACAGCAGGAACAATTCCTGAATTCCGATGTGAAATCCCAGCTCAAAATTGTCAAAAGAAACACAGATACATCTGGCGTAAGACACTTCCGCCTGAAACAGTATATTAAAGGTATCCCGGTTTATGGTGCAGAACAGACAGTCCACCTGGACAAAACCGGTGCCGTGAGTTCCGCACTTGGCGATCTTCCACCGATTGAAGAACAGGCCATTCCGAATGATGGTGTAGCCGAGATCAGCGGAGAAGACGCGATCCGTATTGCAACCGAAGAAGCAACCTCCCGGATTGGAGAGCTTGGTGCCGCGGAAA
Coding sequences:
- a CDS encoding LLM class flavin-dependent oxidoreductase, producing MTAKRSLKFGAIIHGVGGSNTTWRHPEVLSDASVNFGFYKRQALKAEEGKFDLVFIADGLYITEKSIPHFLNRFEPISILSALAAVTSRIGLVGTLSTSYSDPFTVARQFGSLDQISDGRAGWNVVTSPLEGTAKNYSKSNHPTHPERYRIATEYLQVIKGLWDSWEDDAFVRDKESGVFFDPSKLHTLNHEGEFFSVQGPLNIARSRQGQPVIFQAGSSEDGKNLAAQEADAVFTGHDTIEDAQAFYKDVKTRAASYGRSSQDIVILPGINPIVGRTEEEAEQKYQEIASLVTIDKALDYLGRFFEHHDFSQYPLDEPFPELNGIGSNSFRSGTDKIKKDAKEQGLTLREVALRAATPRSKFLGTPEQVADKIQEWFETEAADGFIIASELPSGLSDFVELVVPILQERGLYRTDYEHDTLRGNLGVKIPVNRYTAAKKQVVSDLA
- a CDS encoding glutaredoxin family protein is translated as MSSLTKKVVLWSKTGCHFCGEVKAFLTERNQPFENIEVQGNDVLRDVLEAKYGIRHVPVIEVGGDGKFEALLEPDLEKLAELLARADEAAAV
- a CDS encoding aminoglycoside phosphotransferase family protein, whose amino-acid sequence is MKNSIVNQAEQIASDFLLEKVTCSHHIVGKGFVNQVCLVETASHKVIVRMNNPDTYPTFLKEKWCIERATSAGIPGPQTLSVGVNAEHAYMIQTVVEGDNGLDTTVPPSVIWRKLGEYTQRMQSIPVAGFGREMHDPVQNKFYSPPHAGSDGSWQGYVQYNINSLTEQDPLIELGVMTMKESQVVRQLFEQLNMQNFRFGLCHGDLSLKNTIVSLTGEITLLDWGNAEVTVTPYGDITQLMQCQLRGEGPDKEELKAFLEGYGTSTQEQERVLNQARYVLLLKAFDTLRWAIDRSPDQIEFYTDLAKQAFNQVRRGQ
- a CDS encoding glycosyltransferase family 2 protein, translating into MSTPDQQRGGGRHGRNNKVNARNVIRRKGHSHHNITPNISTRSDNSHSENNRNGSISSGKKAARPATQRDASRSAKAVLHAAGRRSTRRRSRRNGKSSRTARARLYKQGYRRGYDEGVRQGQSSFGLVFEGVSIIIPTYNQREYVLQCVSSIEKHTPAPFEIIVVDNGSKDGTAKAMLRKGGMVRVAALDQNRGFAGGVNHGLMMARGRHIIVLNNDTLVTPGWLDNMMTCLASDPKIGVVGPVTNYIGGDQQIEVPYREVEEMWSFAATHNRPDADKHRITNRLVGFCWLFSRELLERVGYLDEGYAVGNFEDDDWIIRVKLAGYQLAVAGDAFIHHFGSVSMKALGEQDFAVVNKDNEQFYSQKWGDPHALVAETSRLARQQTSGTPSGQQEDGDTTPMDPRQRISTQGSQDPALQFRHSYDFYPEGSFLSDAKGDVYTLTGGRRRKLNIPVPRGISPVQVAKPDLLAIPAGEALISAGDVHGWPRESQQVHTTAVHGSHNSWAEGSIVAAVDAPEIRYQISGDKRRRFVSVYAAERWGVHSGHIISVSADQLNSMEEGWPIIAPPQLLNPDL
- a CDS encoding GT-D fold domain-containing glycosyltransferase encodes the protein MRLMLPLCGAPWEQNTLRRSWKDAPALCAATILVHAKGGNGVRVVTRTGAARASVSGKPRGIHPAVFMGSGTPAAAGTGSAGVRGVKSGKRSTLTKAGASAGAAHKAAARKASSTGSVVGRAGKAGSASASRAARASRARKGKAGLRQATAGRRPATARGRRAAARAKQRTAMRRAPMPAPQASTPQAMPASGAGPAPRQATHPKGVAPAGRGGAAGANAGSAKGLPPPPAEHAVQAEAVPGGYAEGYRDGVFAGGEALVAQHIPPDHILPAVAAADLIAAGFRQYAPSLARLSSPHEMAGHITAALDAQRPLSVVRLGDGELLTLAADTVLPGQEVQELAPFLPYAGVPCSTPDIRALLAEAIQAADWVGVPISRAPTFQGLLFPVLRHFGIDWSQLKLTSSTINYSLHQSGLVLPLLQGRRVLLIGSQAPELAALLHNRGIHVTGIIGSVAGVMDIPRVMQQTAEHAFDIALVAAGIPAVILCRRIAGELGKVALDFGHLADKLVTGELQL
- a CDS encoding sugar phosphate nucleotidyltransferase, producing the protein MKGVILAGGTGTRLYPLTRLINKHLLPVGKHPMIMYGIDRLRQAGIDELLIVINKHSAGLYTEYLGGGADHGVKLTYRIQEKAGGIAEALDLATTFILPGEKFVVLLGDNLFSDDLKPYVDRYMQQPAGTARVLLKEVDDARRYGVPVFDPKHPERISYIEEKPSQPKTSYCVTGIYMYDDHVFNLIRNIAPSARGELEITDVNNHYASAGGLEYDILQKYWSDAGTFESLQEAAVRMKGQLP
- a CDS encoding glycosyltransferase family 2 protein produces the protein MTLTSMIIPTYNGLDLIRPCIDAIRQYSGDPASYEIIVVDNGSTDGTAEYCALERIRFVRFPDNRGFPAACNAGLRAACGDELLLLNNDVTVTPRWLENLRTALYSDASIGITGPVTNYASGIQQIKLQFRDMEHFQELANSNNIADSSRWREVRRIVGLCMLMKRDVVELVGLLDEAYSPGHYEDDDYCYRARLQGYRLLVCGDVLVHHQGSASFQKTDPVAWKQLLERNRSIFMNKWHVDPLEYMDISDEGGNVE
- a CDS encoding glycosyltransferase family A protein: MKGRSGVVRRRRSTNRQTTAGRTGMNKRLRNKKHVDIKKTRRSRSKSGQVDLHLMWKAGQVAGSEAKTNNTVSEKHARLVWNAHAANVAELSNFELVLKAGKAFMQGYAQASGHSFQIVPLPLRHSAAAVVCACNEEHTLGQVLLQLKRLPLTDIIVVLNGTTDDSLKQVLRQPGLTVIYEPDRAGHDVGRALGAKMTDAESVLFVDGDMVVSAEELAPFLYAVDRGQDVALNNLTSLLPAFAGQDEVSRIKAYLNRTLGRADLGSNSMTAVPHALSRRMIETVKPASLAVPPKAQSLAIQHGMNVSAPSQVDVIRSNRLRPGNTGSGNDVAKLIIGDHLEALATLLGTGWNPAQAHTLSRVEVAYRRNA
- a CDS encoding glycosyltransferase family 2 protein, with the protein product MRKNRTKARYATRSNVTRRKKVLKKRRWKSGQKKGTKAYTFVIPSKQLMSQAKDGVENGTENGMSDAPSHRDVSQRPMLSVIIPAMNEEKRIGAVVREALRICRDAEVLVVVNGSTDGTANAAKRAGARVLKYAEALGHDGGRKVGAAEARGQVLLFTDADIVIPAEHLAPYVKAVLKGTDVALNDYHGPVTHHPVHPVVEAKHMLNSILARSDLRGASMTAIPHAISRAGLEVMGISSLEVPPLAQAKAVIGGLRVRAVHHVPVGRMNAVRIKKRSGPDLLSQVVLNDHMAAIKWITDTLGPRGGYTDLQRVRNLAR